In Streptomyces nojiriensis, the sequence CTGGCCGCGCTCGCCGCGCTGGACACCGGGCGGCCCGTGTGCTTCGAGTACACCCGCGAGGAGGAGTTCACCACGGCCTCTCCGCGGCATCCGATGACGCTGACGGTCAAGCTGGGCGCCAAGGCGGACGGCACGCTCACCGCCTTCCAGGTCCGCAACGTGTCGAACACGGGCGCCTACGGGAACCACGGCGGCGAGACCCTGTTCGCGGGCGGCGCGGCCGTCATGATCTACCGCTGCCCCAACAAGAAGTACGACGCCTACTCCGTCTACACCAACACCGTTCCGAGCGGCGCCCTGCGCGGATACGGGATGACCCAGCCGGCCTTCGCCGTGGAATCGGCGATGCACGAACTGGCCCTCGCCCTCCACATGGACCCGCTCGAACTGCGCCGCCGCAACATCGTGCGGCCGGGCGACCCGCTCGTCGCGCTGCACGACGGCCCCGACGACGTGATGTTCGGCGAGGACGGCCTCGCGCAGTGCATCGACCTGGTGGACCGGGCCCTGGCCCGGACGGCCGGGGACCCGCACCTCGGCCCGGACTGGCTCATCGGGGCGGGCGCCGCGGCCTCCCTGCACGAGACCGCGCCCCCGACCGAACACATCTCGGAGGCCTGGGTGACGCTCGGCGACGACCTCGTCTACGAGCTCGCCGTCGGCACGGTCGAATTCGGCGAGGGCACCTCGACCGCCCACGTCCAGATCGCCGCGAACCAGCTGGGCACCACACCGTCGAGGATCCGCCTCGTGCAGTCCGACACCGACCGCACGGGATTCGACACCGGAGCCTTCGCGAGCGCCGGACTCTTCGTGGCGGGCAACGCGGTCCTGCGGGCGAGCAACGCCGTGCGCGATCGCATCCTCGAATTCGCCGCCGCCCACACGGGCATCCACCCCGTGATGTGCTCCATGGACGACGACGGCGTCGTCTGCGGGGACCACCGGGTGTCGCTGGCCGAACTCGTCGCGCTGGCACGCGCGCGCGGCATCCGCTTCACCGCCGCCCGCAAGGCCTACGGATCGCCCCGGAGCACCACCTCCAACGCACACGGATTCCGGATCGCGGTCCACCGGGTGACCGGTGAGATCCGCGTCCTCCACAGCGTCCAGGCGGCCGATGCCGGCGTCGTCATCAACCCCGCGCAGGTACGGGGACAGGTGGAGGGCGCCGTCGCCCAGGGAATCGGCTTCGTACTGACCGAGAACCACCGGCTCGACGCGAACGGCGCCGTGCTCAACCCGAACCTCCGCAACTACCGCATCCCCGCCTACGCCGACGTCCCGCGCACCGAAGTGCTCCTGGTGGGCTCGGCGGACTCCGTCGGGCCGATGCGGGCGAAGGGCATGGCGGAATGCAGCATCAACCCGGTGGCCCCCGCACTGGCGAATGCACTCCAGGACGCCACGGGAATCCGCTACCGGTCGCTGCCGCTGACACCGGAACGGATCTACGACCGGCTCGGCGAGAAGCGGTCGCACGCGAAGGCCTGAGCACATGGACACCGAGAAGCACCAGCAAGACGCCGAGGCCACGGCGATCATCGCCCAGAAGGTCCTGCCAGGACGGGAGCGGGAGTACGAGGCGTGGCAGCAGGACGTCAACGCCGCCGCCGCCGCGTACGACGGGTACCTCGGCGTCGAGGTCGCCCCGCCGACACCCCTGCAACCCGAATGGGTCGTGGTCTACCGGTACGACTCGATACCCCACCTGCAGGCGTGGATCAACAGCTCGACCCGGCAGGGACTCCTCGAAGTCGGCGACGAGTACCTCGACGGCCCCGGAACCCAGCAGGTCGTCAGCGGCCACGCACCCGCACAGGATCCGCTGGTGACCGTGGTGATCACCCACCGCGTCCACCCCGAGCACGTCGAGGACTTCCTCGCATGGCAGCGCCGGATGACGGAGGAGGAGAGCAGGTTCGAAGGCTTCCGCGGAAGCGAGTTCTTCCCGCCCATCGAAGGGGTCCAGGAGGAATGGACCACGCTGTACCGGTTCGACAACGCTGAGCACCTCGACGCCTGGCTGACCTCGGACAGGCGGCGGAAGGTCCTCGCCGAGGGAAAGCAGTTCGATTTCAAACTGCGCACGATCGACAACTCCTTCGGCAGCTGGTTCGCCTTCGAGGAGAACGGCAGGGAAGCGCCCCCGCCCTCGGTCACCAAGACCGCCATCGCCGTCTGGGTCGGCCTGTACCCGACCGTCGTCCTCCTGGCGCTCGCCACGTCACCGCTGAAGATGCCGCTCTGGCTGGGCCTGCTCGTGGGGAACCTGCTGTCGAGCCTCGTCATGAGCTTCCTCACGATGCCCTACTACGTGAACCCGCTCCTGGGGCGGTGGCTGCGCCCGTCGCCGGACGAACCGCCGGCCAGGGCCAACCTCATCGGCATCGGGATCGTCGCCGTCCTGCTCGCCTTCTGGGTCGTGGTCTTCTACCTGGTGACCACCCAGATCTGGAGCCTGCCCTGACCCGGCCCGAGCCGGCGTGTGCTACGCGGTCAGCGCGGGCAGCCGGGCCGGCGCCGTCGCGGCCGCGTCGAAGCGGCGCAGCAGCAGCCGGGCCAGTTCCGGGGCCGCGCCCAGGACGTCCGCGACGACGTCCGCGCCCGCGGCGCCGGCGCCCGCCGCGATGCGGTCCGGGAGGCGGCCGGGGGCGATGACGTACGGGGCCACCGCCACCCGCTCGAAGCCCTCGGCGCGCAGGGCCCGTACGGCGTCCTCCGTACGGGGCAGTGCGGCGGAGGCGAACGCAGGCCGCACGGCACACCAACCGGTGCGCCGCCACTCCCGCGCGGTTTCAGCGATCACTGCGATCGCCTCCGGGTCCGTGGAGCCGGCGGCCGCGAGCACCACTGCGGTGGTGGCGCGGTCCGCCGGGGTGAGGCCGGCTTCGGTGAGCCGGCGATCCAGGGCGGTCAGCAGGAGCGGGGACGGCCCGAGGACGTCCGCCACCCGCACCGACAGCCCCGGCAGGCGCGAGGTCGACTCGGCGAGCGCCGCCGGGATGTCGGATTTCGCGTGGAAGGCGCGGGTCAGCAGCAGCGGGAGCGCCACGACCTCCCGTACGCCGGACAGGTAGAGCGAGGACAGGGCCTGCCCCACCGACGGGGTGTTGAAGTCCAGGAAGGCCGTCTCCACGCGCAGCCCGGGCCGCAGCGCCCGCACGCGCCCGGTCAGGGCGTGCACGGTCGCCGCGTGCCGCGGATCGCGGCTGCCGTGGGCGATGACCAGGAGTGCCGGGGACATGGCGATCAGCTCTTCGCCAGCAGGCCGCGGCTGCGCAGCACCCACCGCTCGACCGGGCTGAAGATCAGCAGGTCGATGGCGATGCCGACCACCAGGATCAGGATGATCGCGAGGAACACGCCCGGCAGGTCGATGTTGTTGCGGCCGTTCTCCAGCAACTGGCCCAGGCCCAGGCCCAGGTCGGGCGAGGAGGCGATGATCTCGGCGGCCATCAGGGAGCGCCAGGAGAAGGCCCAGCCCTGCTTCAGACCGGCCAGGTAGCCGGGCAGCGCGGCCGGCATGACGATGTGCCGGGCCCCGGCCAGACCGGTGGCGCCCAGGGTGCGGCCGGCCCGCAGGTACAGCGGCGGGATCTGGTCGATGCCGGAGACGAGGCCGTTGGCGATGGACGGGACGGCGCCCAGCAGGATCACCG encodes:
- a CDS encoding sirohydrochlorin chelatase — its product is MSPALLVIAHGSRDPRHAATVHALTGRVRALRPGLRVETAFLDFNTPSVGQALSSLYLSGVREVVALPLLLTRAFHAKSDIPAALAESTSRLPGLSVRVADVLGPSPLLLTALDRRLTEAGLTPADRATTAVVLAAAGSTDPEAIAVIAETAREWRRTGWCAVRPAFASAALPRTEDAVRALRAEGFERVAVAPYVIAPGRLPDRIAAGAGAAGADVVADVLGAAPELARLLLRRFDAAATAPARLPALTA
- a CDS encoding antibiotic biosynthesis monooxygenase; protein product: MDTEKHQQDAEATAIIAQKVLPGREREYEAWQQDVNAAAAAYDGYLGVEVAPPTPLQPEWVVVYRYDSIPHLQAWINSSTRQGLLEVGDEYLDGPGTQQVVSGHAPAQDPLVTVVITHRVHPEHVEDFLAWQRRMTEEESRFEGFRGSEFFPPIEGVQEEWTTLYRFDNAEHLDAWLTSDRRRKVLAEGKQFDFKLRTIDNSFGSWFAFEENGREAPPPSVTKTAIAVWVGLYPTVVLLALATSPLKMPLWLGLLVGNLLSSLVMSFLTMPYYVNPLLGRWLRPSPDEPPARANLIGIGIVAVLLAFWVVVFYLVTTQIWSLP
- a CDS encoding molybdopterin-dependent oxidoreductase produces the protein MTYRVNGRSFGEEPAPGQCLRTFLRSLGHYGVKKGCDAGDCGACTVWLDGSPVHSCITPAFRADGREVTTIEGLGSPGSLHPMQRQFRDAPGFQCGFCTAGMIMTSATFTESQKADLPRALKGNLCRCTGYRGIEDAVRGVVGVESARPGKAVGTSVGAPAANDVVTGRAEFTMDTRMEGMLHLKVLHSPHAHARILSIDKSAALAVPGVHRVYTWEDVPRRRFTTAIHTDHLVDPDDTLILDRTVRFAGQRVVAVVADTPGAAEEGCRNVVVEYEPLPAVFDPEEAMAEGAPQIHGADDPFVRDPVHNVLLEIHSHIGDVDAGFAEADVVHEGTYSSPRVQHAHLETHGSIAWMEDGRLNVRTSSQSPSIAKVKLAHLFALRPDQLRVFCKRVGGGFGGKQEVISEDLAALAALDTGRPVCFEYTREEEFTTASPRHPMTLTVKLGAKADGTLTAFQVRNVSNTGAYGNHGGETLFAGGAAVMIYRCPNKKYDAYSVYTNTVPSGALRGYGMTQPAFAVESAMHELALALHMDPLELRRRNIVRPGDPLVALHDGPDDVMFGEDGLAQCIDLVDRALARTAGDPHLGPDWLIGAGAAASLHETAPPTEHISEAWVTLGDDLVYELAVGTVEFGEGTSTAHVQIAANQLGTTPSRIRLVQSDTDRTGFDTGAFASAGLFVAGNAVLRASNAVRDRILEFAAAHTGIHPVMCSMDDDGVVCGDHRVSLAELVALARARGIRFTAARKAYGSPRSTTSNAHGFRIAVHRVTGEIRVLHSVQAADAGVVINPAQVRGQVEGAVAQGIGFVLTENHRLDANGAVLNPNLRNYRIPAYADVPRTEVLLVGSADSVGPMRAKGMAECSINPVAPALANALQDATGIRYRSLPLTPERIYDRLGEKRSHAKA